The Streptomyces sp. NBC_00440 genome contains a region encoding:
- a CDS encoding IclR family transcriptional regulator translates to MGRLVPAVTRALDILELFLEGDGSLSAPDVTRRLQLPRTTVHELLTTLAARAYLVPVPEQPGHYRLGVRTYQLGSRYAEQLDLAAEGQRVARAVAETCDETVHVAILEDTDVIYIAKVDSTHAVRMVSAAGRRLPAHCTSVGKMLLASLPDAELTARISGRELAAMTPDSVTDPAALREALAVVGERGVASEHRESNPDVSCVAAPVRDGSGRVVAALSISVPMIRWSEERESELEQLALDGAAELSTRLGHRGRA, encoded by the coding sequence ATGGGACGACTGGTCCCGGCGGTGACCAGGGCGCTGGACATCCTTGAGCTCTTCCTCGAAGGGGACGGTTCGCTCTCCGCGCCCGATGTGACCCGCAGGCTTCAGCTGCCGCGCACCACGGTGCACGAACTGCTCACCACCCTCGCGGCGCGTGCCTATCTGGTGCCGGTACCCGAGCAGCCCGGCCACTACCGGCTCGGCGTACGGACGTACCAGCTCGGCAGCCGGTACGCGGAACAGCTCGATCTCGCGGCCGAGGGGCAGCGGGTCGCCCGCGCGGTCGCCGAGACCTGCGACGAGACCGTCCATGTCGCCATCCTGGAGGACACCGACGTCATCTACATCGCGAAGGTCGACTCCACCCACGCGGTCCGGATGGTCTCGGCCGCCGGGCGGCGGCTTCCCGCGCACTGCACGTCCGTCGGCAAGATGCTGCTCGCCTCGCTGCCCGACGCCGAGCTGACCGCGCGGATATCCGGGCGGGAACTCGCCGCGATGACGCCGGACAGCGTGACCGACCCCGCCGCCCTGCGGGAGGCGCTCGCCGTCGTCGGAGAGCGCGGTGTCGCGTCCGAACACCGGGAGTCCAATCCGGATGTGAGCTGTGTGGCGGCTCCGGTGCGCGACGGATCGGGGCGGGTGGTCGCCGCACTCTCCATCTCGGTCCCGATGATCCGCTGGAGCGAGGAGCGCGAGAGCGAGCTGGAACAGCTGGCGCTGGACGGCGCGGCGGAACTCTCCACCCGGCTCGGCCACCGGGGGCGGGCGTGA
- a CDS encoding organic hydroperoxide resistance protein, which produces MAIQKIDVAYTAVATAENGRDGRVASNDGNLDVVVNPPKEMGGSGAGTNPEQLFAAGYSACFQGALGVVARQEKADISGSTVTAAVSIGKTEQGGFGLEVTITAAIPNVDAATAQSLIEKAHQVCPYSNATRGNIKVDLAVA; this is translated from the coding sequence ATGGCAATCCAGAAGATCGACGTCGCGTACACCGCTGTCGCCACCGCCGAGAACGGCCGTGACGGCCGGGTCGCCTCCAACGACGGCAACCTCGACGTCGTCGTCAACCCGCCGAAGGAGATGGGTGGAAGCGGCGCGGGCACCAACCCGGAGCAGCTCTTCGCCGCCGGCTACAGCGCCTGCTTCCAGGGTGCGCTCGGTGTCGTCGCCCGCCAGGAGAAGGCCGACATCTCCGGCTCGACCGTGACCGCGGCCGTCTCCATCGGCAAGACCGAGCAGGGCGGCTTCGGCCTGGAGGTCACCATCACGGCCGCCATCCCGAACGTCGACGCCGCCACCGCGCAGTCGCTGATCGAGAAGGCGCACCAGGTGTGCCCGTACTCGAACGCCACCCGCGGCAACATCAAGGTCGACCTGGCCGTCGCCTGA
- a CDS encoding SMP-30/gluconolactonase/LRE family protein: MNRPDVAVRERAALGEGPTWDPAAGRLIWVDILSARVHTYDPATGRRTVQVTEQHVGAAKPRAGGGLVVNLRDGVGLYAPGGGAFSWLVHDPVPGRRANDAAVAPDGALWAGTMRYAEDDPGGGTLSRIAPDGAVSGTLAVGVSNGTGWSPDGSLMYYVDTPTRRIDVFDFDGELPHNRRVFATVEPGAGFPDGLTVDADGCVWVALWDGAAVRRYTPAGALDRTVALAVQRPTACAFGGRELRDLYISTARGGLTAPHPLSGSLLVVPGAGQGLPQPPFAG; encoded by the coding sequence GTGAACCGTCCGGACGTGGCGGTACGGGAGCGGGCCGCGCTCGGCGAGGGCCCCACCTGGGACCCGGCGGCCGGCCGGCTGATCTGGGTGGACATTCTCTCCGCGCGCGTCCACACCTACGACCCGGCGACCGGCCGCCGCACGGTCCAGGTCACCGAACAGCACGTCGGCGCCGCGAAGCCGCGCGCCGGCGGCGGTCTTGTGGTCAACCTCCGGGACGGCGTGGGGCTCTACGCGCCCGGGGGCGGCGCCTTCTCCTGGCTGGTGCACGACCCGGTGCCGGGGAGACGGGCCAACGACGCGGCGGTAGCCCCCGACGGCGCACTCTGGGCCGGGACCATGCGGTACGCGGAAGACGACCCCGGTGGCGGCACACTGAGCCGGATCGCCCCGGACGGCGCCGTCTCCGGCACCCTGGCCGTCGGCGTCTCCAACGGCACCGGCTGGAGCCCGGACGGCTCGCTCATGTACTACGTCGACACGCCCACCCGCCGCATCGACGTCTTCGACTTCGACGGCGAACTGCCCCACAACCGCAGGGTGTTCGCCACCGTCGAGCCCGGCGCCGGTTTCCCGGACGGGCTCACCGTCGACGCGGACGGCTGTGTCTGGGTGGCGCTCTGGGACGGCGCGGCCGTCCGCCGCTACACCCCGGCCGGCGCCCTGGACCGTACCGTCGCCCTGGCCGTACAGCGCCCCACCGCCTGTGCGTTCGGCGGCCGGGAGCTGCGCGACCTCTACATCAGCACGGCCCGCGGCGGACTCACCGCCCCGCACCCGCTCTCCGGCTCACTGCTGGTCGTCCCGGGTGCGGGCCAGGGCCTGCCGCAGCCGCCCTTCGCGGGCTGA
- a CDS encoding rod shape-determining protein, translated as MTVSLDQLRRCQVAVDLGAARTRVFVKGMGLVVDEPSVVAVNSRTDALIAVGTFAEQMTGRTPGYIRVARPVSGGTVVDIDLARRMLAHLLGDKLRRRLRRTPMLRAAACTPHESDPLAQRATVETLIGLGARRVELVDTLIAAAVGCGLPVEQPTATMIMVCGAATTQIAVLSLGSIVTAERIPVGGEAIDRAVVQHLRQHHELLLPSQSVRPLQVALSGNGLSLDGPEFTEIHGRDVATGLARSVRVDTAAVREAIHTPLTAVLDGIGRVLRDCPPDLVADLSDRGIMMVGGSALLPGLEQMLRKATGMPVHIAERPDVCSVLGLGAMLEGKIAPMTLAPLNS; from the coding sequence GTGACCGTCAGTCTTGATCAGTTGCGCCGTTGCCAGGTAGCCGTCGACCTCGGGGCCGCTCGGACCCGGGTGTTCGTCAAGGGCATGGGTCTCGTCGTGGACGAGCCGAGCGTCGTCGCGGTGAACAGCCGCACGGACGCGCTCATCGCCGTCGGCACCTTCGCCGAGCAGATGACCGGCCGTACCCCCGGCTACATCCGGGTCGCGCGCCCCGTATCCGGCGGCACCGTCGTCGACATCGACCTGGCCCGGCGGATGCTGGCACACCTGCTCGGCGACAAGCTGCGGCGCAGGCTGCGCCGCACCCCGATGCTGCGCGCCGCCGCGTGCACCCCGCACGAGTCCGACCCGCTGGCGCAGCGCGCCACGGTCGAGACCCTGATCGGTCTCGGCGCCCGGAGGGTCGAGCTGGTCGACACCCTCATCGCTGCCGCCGTCGGCTGCGGGCTCCCCGTCGAGCAGCCGACCGCCACCATGATCATGGTCTGCGGCGCGGCGACCACGCAGATCGCCGTCCTCTCGCTCGGCTCGATCGTGACAGCCGAGCGGATCCCGGTCGGCGGCGAGGCCATCGACCGGGCCGTCGTGCAGCACCTGCGCCAGCACCACGAGCTGCTGCTGCCGAGCCAGTCCGTACGGCCGCTGCAAGTCGCGCTCAGCGGCAACGGGCTGTCCCTGGACGGGCCCGAGTTCACCGAGATCCACGGCAGGGACGTGGCCACCGGTCTGGCCCGTTCGGTCCGGGTCGACACCGCGGCCGTACGGGAGGCCATCCACACCCCGCTGACCGCCGTACTCGACGGTATCGGCCGGGTGCTGCGCGACTGCCCGCCGGATCTGGTCGCCGATCTGTCGGACCGCGGCATCATGATGGTCGGCGGGAGCGCCCTGCTCCCCGGTCTGGAACAGATGCTGCGCAAGGCGACGGGGATGCCGGTGCACATCGCCGAGCGGCCCGACGTCTGCTCGGTACTCGGACTCGGCGCCATGCTGGAGGGAAAGATCGCGCCCATGACGCTGGCCCCGCTGAACAGCTGA
- a CDS encoding MarR family winged helix-turn-helix transcriptional regulator, with the protein MATRTDPLTLEVVELIGDVVARYHQEYDEAAAVHSLTGAQARVLGLLSIEAMPMRRLAGHLKCEPSNVTGIVDRLEARGLAERRPDPADRRIKLAAATDAGRRTSRELRATMDFAREPLGELSAGERTVLRDLLKRMLGRTEE; encoded by the coding sequence ATGGCCACTCGTACAGACCCGCTGACCCTGGAAGTCGTCGAGCTGATCGGTGACGTCGTCGCCCGGTACCACCAGGAGTACGACGAGGCGGCCGCCGTGCACTCGCTCACGGGGGCCCAGGCGCGGGTACTGGGACTGCTGTCCATCGAGGCGATGCCCATGCGCCGTCTCGCCGGGCATCTCAAGTGCGAGCCGTCGAACGTCACGGGGATCGTCGACCGTCTCGAAGCCCGCGGCCTGGCCGAGCGCCGCCCCGACCCCGCCGACCGCCGGATCAAACTCGCCGCCGCCACCGATGCGGGCCGGCGGACCTCCCGGGAGCTGCGCGCCACGATGGACTTCGCGCGTGAGCCACTGGGCGAGCTGTCGGCCGGGGAGCGGACCGTACTGCGGGACCTGCTGAAGCGGATGCTGGGACGTACGGAGGAGTAG
- a CDS encoding MFS transporter produces MTPIPAPKETPIRRRILADLTPLRTSPDFRRLWFGNTVSWVGQGMTALAISLQVYDLTRSSFSVGLVGLFSLVPLVAFGLYGGAVADTLDRRKLGLYSALGSAVLSVGLSSAAFTGFHHVWFLYGIVALQSVCAALNAPARSAMIPRLLPGDQLPAANALSSMTSTFGTLIGPMLGGLIVGFWGYQAAYLIDAVSFVAALYAMWRLPSMLPDRAAGSKNRASVLDGLRFLATRPNLRMTFFSDFCAMILAQPRALFPAVAILWYGGDARTTGLLVAAPAVGALLGGVFSGWLGGIHRHGLAIVLAVAGWGLAIAVFGLTRNLWLGLVFLALAGAADTVSMVFRNTMMQVAAPDEMRGRLQGVFIVVVAGGPRLGDFLAGSAGDLATPTAAVVGGGLACVVAVTLLGLTRRGFLRYDARSPVP; encoded by the coding sequence GAGACGCCGATACGTCGGCGCATACTCGCCGACCTCACCCCGCTGCGCACATCCCCCGACTTCCGGCGGCTCTGGTTCGGCAACACCGTCTCCTGGGTCGGGCAGGGCATGACCGCCCTGGCGATCTCGCTCCAGGTCTACGACCTCACCCGCTCCAGCTTCTCCGTCGGCCTCGTCGGCCTCTTCTCACTGGTGCCGCTGGTCGCGTTCGGCCTGTACGGCGGGGCCGTCGCCGACACCCTCGACCGCCGCAAACTCGGGCTCTACAGCGCGCTCGGGTCCGCCGTCCTCTCGGTCGGGCTCTCGTCGGCCGCGTTCACCGGCTTCCACCATGTCTGGTTCCTGTACGGCATCGTGGCCCTCCAGTCCGTCTGCGCCGCGCTCAACGCCCCGGCCAGATCCGCGATGATCCCCCGGCTGCTGCCCGGCGACCAACTGCCCGCGGCCAACGCCCTGTCCTCGATGACCAGTACCTTCGGGACGCTGATCGGACCGATGCTCGGCGGCCTCATCGTCGGCTTCTGGGGCTACCAGGCCGCGTATCTGATCGACGCCGTCTCCTTCGTCGCAGCCCTGTACGCGATGTGGCGGCTGCCCTCGATGCTCCCCGACCGGGCCGCCGGGTCGAAGAACCGCGCCTCGGTCCTGGACGGGCTGCGCTTCCTGGCCACCCGCCCCAACCTCCGGATGACGTTCTTCTCCGACTTCTGCGCCATGATCCTGGCCCAGCCGCGAGCGCTGTTCCCCGCGGTGGCCATCCTCTGGTACGGAGGCGACGCCCGCACCACGGGGCTGCTGGTCGCGGCGCCCGCAGTGGGCGCGCTGCTCGGCGGGGTCTTCTCCGGCTGGCTCGGCGGCATCCACCGGCACGGCCTCGCGATCGTGCTGGCGGTCGCCGGATGGGGGCTCGCCATCGCGGTGTTCGGCCTCACCAGGAACCTCTGGCTCGGCCTGGTCTTCCTCGCGCTGGCGGGTGCGGCGGACACCGTGTCCATGGTCTTCCGCAACACGATGATGCAGGTCGCGGCGCCCGACGAGATGCGCGGCAGGCTCCAGGGGGTCTTCATCGTGGTCGTGGCGGGCGGCCCGCGCCTGGGCGACTTCCTCGCGGGCTCGGCGGGCGACCTGGCCACCCCGACCGCGGCCGTGGTCGGCGGCGGCCTCGCCTGCGTCGTCGCGGTCACCCTGCTCGGCCTGACCCGGCGCGGCTTCCTCCGCTACGACGCACGGTCACCGGTCCCGTAG
- a CDS encoding NADP-dependent oxidoreductase, translating into MSALPTTGREWHLTARPNGWPTPADFALREVPVSEPAEGRILVRNLYFSVDPYMRGRMNDVKSYTPPFQLDKPMEGGAVGEVIASNAEGFAVGDHVLHFLGWREYAQVPAQHATKVDPSAAPLSAYLGVLGMTGLTAYAGLFDVASFKEGDTVFVSGAAGAVGNQVGQMARIKGAARVIGSAGSDEKVRHLVDDLGFDAAFNYKNGPVAEQLREAAPDGIDVYFDNVGGEHLEAAITSFNVHGRATICGMISQYNSTEATPAPRNLALVIGKRLRLQGMLVGDHAALQPQFVKDVAGWIASGELKYQETVVEGVEQGVEAFLGLLRGENTGKMIVAVNQ; encoded by the coding sequence ATGTCCGCACTCCCCACGACCGGCCGCGAATGGCACCTCACCGCCCGTCCGAACGGCTGGCCCACCCCGGCGGACTTCGCGCTGCGCGAGGTCCCGGTGTCCGAGCCCGCCGAGGGCCGGATCCTGGTCCGCAACCTCTACTTCTCGGTCGACCCGTACATGCGCGGCAGGATGAACGACGTGAAGTCGTACACACCGCCCTTCCAGCTCGACAAGCCGATGGAGGGCGGCGCGGTCGGCGAGGTCATCGCGTCGAACGCCGAGGGCTTCGCGGTGGGCGACCATGTCCTGCACTTCCTCGGCTGGCGTGAGTACGCGCAGGTGCCCGCCCAGCACGCCACCAAGGTGGACCCCTCGGCCGCCCCGCTCTCCGCCTATCTCGGCGTGCTCGGCATGACGGGCCTCACCGCCTACGCCGGTCTCTTCGACGTCGCCTCCTTCAAGGAGGGCGATACGGTCTTCGTCTCCGGCGCCGCGGGTGCCGTCGGCAACCAGGTCGGCCAGATGGCCAGGATCAAGGGCGCCGCACGCGTCATCGGCTCGGCGGGCTCCGACGAGAAGGTCAGGCACCTCGTCGACGACCTCGGCTTCGACGCGGCGTTCAACTACAAGAACGGCCCCGTGGCGGAGCAGCTGCGTGAGGCCGCCCCCGACGGCATCGACGTGTACTTCGACAACGTGGGCGGCGAGCACCTCGAAGCGGCCATCACCTCGTTCAACGTGCACGGCCGCGCCACGATCTGCGGAATGATCTCGCAGTACAACAGCACCGAGGCCACCCCGGCCCCGCGCAACCTCGCACTGGTCATCGGCAAGCGGCTGCGCCTCCAGGGCATGCTCGTCGGCGACCACGCCGCGCTCCAGCCCCAGTTCGTCAAGGACGTCGCCGGCTGGATCGCCTCGGGGGAGCTGAAGTACCAGGAAACGGTCGTCGAAGGCGTCGAGCAGGGCGTCGAGGCGTTTCTCGGTCTGCTCCGCGGTGAGAACACCGGGAAGATGATCGTCGCCGTCAACCAGTAG
- a CDS encoding sensor histidine kinase has translation MTGDTRLPLLLEAVLSIGTDLELRGTLQHIVDSATRLTGARRGALGVVDPERDRLSDLFATGSDGDALIGLPDDTPGLLRLPVRVHQQVFGTLHLADKREGSFDRDDEALLRVLAAQAGIAIGNARLYETARLRERWIKGAAAVTNALLTGESATDALTTVAEQARSLADAVAGVVLLPTGSGGMEIVAASTFEDPGDLIGATIAPGSPVLVQLLSGDPVYIEDSSTDPRMTTHVRARFGPSMMLPLQSGGKLIGTLALPRRRSGRPYNAADRTLALQFASQAALALVLADARQNSERLAVYEDRDRIARDLHDLVVQRLFATEMMLESTRRRAAGTELGELIGRAVDELDSTIQDVRTAIFALQQPPADAPSTLRGQVLRETDGARVLLGFAPSVHFLGPVDSRITEQDGEDLLATLRRALARAHRLPDVSQVAVVVDAREDPVRLTVTHDGTPEGEDGNTVVWEAP, from the coding sequence ATGACCGGTGACACGCGGCTGCCGCTGCTCCTCGAAGCGGTGCTGAGCATCGGTACGGATCTCGAACTGCGCGGCACGCTCCAGCACATCGTGGACTCGGCGACCCGGCTGACGGGCGCGCGGCGCGGAGCGCTCGGGGTGGTCGACCCCGAGCGCGACCGCCTCAGCGACCTGTTCGCGACGGGCTCCGACGGCGACGCGCTGATCGGCCTCCCGGACGACACCCCCGGTCTGCTGCGGCTCCCCGTCCGGGTCCACCAGCAGGTCTTCGGCACGCTCCATCTGGCGGACAAGCGCGAGGGCAGCTTCGACCGGGACGACGAGGCCCTGCTGCGGGTGCTCGCCGCGCAGGCGGGCATCGCGATCGGCAACGCCCGGCTGTACGAGACGGCCAGGCTCCGGGAGCGCTGGATCAAGGGGGCGGCGGCCGTCACCAACGCGCTGCTCACCGGCGAGAGCGCGACCGACGCGCTGACCACGGTCGCCGAACAGGCCAGGAGCCTCGCCGACGCGGTCGCCGGTGTGGTGCTCCTGCCGACCGGCAGCGGCGGCATGGAGATCGTCGCCGCCTCCACCTTCGAGGACCCGGGCGACCTCATCGGCGCCACGATCGCACCGGGCTCCCCCGTCCTGGTCCAGCTGCTCAGCGGGGACCCGGTGTACATCGAGGACTCCTCGACCGATCCCCGGATGACCACCCACGTACGGGCCCGTTTCGGGCCGAGCATGATGCTGCCGCTGCAGAGCGGCGGCAAGCTGATCGGCACGCTCGCGCTGCCCAGGCGGCGCAGCGGCCGCCCCTACAACGCGGCGGACCGGACGCTGGCCCTGCAGTTCGCCTCGCAGGCCGCGCTCGCGCTCGTACTGGCCGATGCCCGGCAGAACAGCGAGCGGCTCGCGGTGTACGAGGACCGCGACCGGATCGCCCGCGATCTGCACGACCTCGTCGTCCAGCGGCTCTTCGCGACCGAGATGATGCTGGAGTCGACCCGGCGGCGGGCGGCGGGCACCGAGCTCGGTGAGCTGATCGGCCGGGCGGTCGACGAACTCGACTCGACCATCCAGGACGTCCGCACCGCGATCTTCGCCCTCCAGCAGCCGCCCGCCGACGCACCGTCGACGCTGCGCGGCCAGGTGCTGCGGGAGACGGACGGCGCACGGGTGCTGCTGGGCTTCGCCCCGTCGGTGCACTTCCTCGGCCCGGTCGACTCGCGGATCACGGAGCAGGACGGCGAGGACCTGCTGGCCACCCTGCGCCGGGCCCTCGCCCGCGCGCACCGGCTGCCGGACGTCTCACAGGTCGCGGTGGTGGTCGACGCGCGGGAGGACCCGGTACGGCTGACCGTCACGCACGACGGGACACCGGAGGGCGAGGACGGGAACACGGTGGTGTGGGAGGCGCCGTAG